The DNA window CATCGCGAGCAGGAGAGAAGCCCTTCAAATGTGGAAAAACGGGGAGATGCCGCCTCTTTCGGGCCCTCATTCAGGTATGATCGCTTCATACGGCGGAAAAAGGGAAGACACCAGAATCAGCATTAACAACGCCGTAAAAGGTCTCGGGTTCCTTCCGAAAGAGGAATTCATTGAAGAAGTGTCAGAACTTCTGACAGATAATTTCGATTCTTCTTTCATCCGTAAACTCGACATCCTCGATTCACTTTACAGCAATCCGGACATCTTCGACAAAACTAAACAGGTCAGTCTCGAACTTTACACCACTGAAGAATTCAGGACCCACACTTTCCTTAACATAATTGCATGCCCGTTGGTTTCAATCGTCTTTCTCGACATACCGTCTTATGAGATAAAAGCCGTCGCTCAGATCATACATCCGGAAGATCCCAACCTTTCCGAATACGAAAGAAATACGGTCGAATACATAAACACCGTCCACGACTTCATACACGGTATTTCACCTGAAAAATCAATGGCTCTCGTCTTTCATGTGATAGAAGTCTTTGACAATTCACCGAGATCAAGGGGAATCAGGATAGTTCCTTGAAATATCTCTTGGAATAACTATAAAATTACAAACTTTCCCTCATGTAATTTTCTTTCACCCTCTATCCTGAAAAAGTAAACACCGGGATTCAGATTTCTGACGACAATGCTTGTTCTGTTGTTTTCTGTTTGGACTCTGTAAGAGGATTCAATTTCTCTTCCTGACCCCAAATTTCTGCGACGGTAAACTCATACCGGATTTTAGCGGTTCGGGCGTATATTTTTCCTTAGTTGCTTCCAGGATTTATAGCTCTTTTCGGCGTTCAATTTTTTTAGTTTTTTCCATTCGTCAATAGCCTGTTGTCTTGTCGCACGTTTTTCGTTTGCCA is part of the candidate division WOR-3 bacterium genome and encodes:
- a CDS encoding T9SS type A sorting domain-containing protein, which produces MGSGREIESSYRVQTENNRTSIVVRNLNPGVYFFRIEGERKLHEGKFVIL